One segment of Halococcus salsus DNA contains the following:
- a CDS encoding HAD family hydrolase, which translates to MDRYDLLYELYDEFDADALRDHQRFVDVFPPVDSRVALEHYQTIDAELTDRKDEIRDAFEAGETLADVAAHATREEAFTALDLCTKHGRRVNALVLDVDETLRSAGSTDNEIPRETLHYLTEFHEAGVPIVICTGQTLENVKGFTIQGLGSELVHSGTVSIVYEAGTGAFTPGHGPRTKELLYEDLDEEIQDVFYRIRSRVLPDAPEAIRQGCHLQGNEFNVTLKPNAEVGSDPAAEVIDTALCHLLDLLGETVADRTDTTADRAGTDWARGFYADADPEIQGVLEARDGLPDLNIQEIPSAVTDTFERIDVAYYEADAAEIGSLELNKVVGVEAAFEVLGIDEAFPLVMGDSKSDLRVMEWVGDAGLAAAPEHASRAVLDYVIRTDELVFDRGNAAEVLRIVYALNRLATIR; encoded by the coding sequence ATGGACCGCTACGACCTCCTCTACGAGCTCTACGACGAGTTCGACGCCGACGCGCTTCGGGACCACCAGCGCTTCGTCGACGTCTTCCCGCCGGTGGACTCGCGGGTCGCGCTCGAACACTACCAGACGATCGACGCCGAACTCACGGACCGAAAGGACGAGATCCGGGACGCCTTCGAGGCCGGCGAGACCCTCGCCGACGTCGCCGCCCACGCCACCCGCGAGGAGGCGTTCACCGCGCTCGACCTCTGTACCAAACACGGCCGTCGGGTGAACGCCCTCGTGCTCGACGTCGACGAGACCCTCCGTTCGGCGGGGAGCACGGACAACGAGATCCCCAGGGAGACCCTCCACTACCTCACCGAGTTTCACGAGGCGGGCGTCCCGATCGTGATCTGCACGGGACAGACCCTGGAGAACGTCAAGGGGTTCACGATCCAGGGTCTCGGCAGCGAACTCGTCCACTCGGGGACCGTGAGCATCGTCTACGAGGCCGGCACCGGCGCGTTCACGCCCGGCCACGGCCCGCGGACGAAGGAACTCCTCTATGAGGACTTGGACGAGGAGATACAGGACGTCTTCTACCGGATCCGCTCGCGGGTGCTCCCCGACGCACCCGAGGCGATCCGGCAGGGCTGTCACCTCCAGGGCAACGAGTTCAACGTCACCCTCAAGCCGAACGCCGAGGTCGGCAGCGACCCAGCGGCCGAGGTCATCGACACCGCACTGTGTCACCTCCTCGACCTCCTCGGCGAGACCGTCGCCGACCGTACCGATACCACGGCGGACCGAGCCGGAACCGACTGGGCCCGCGGGTTCTACGCCGATGCGGACCCCGAGATCCAGGGCGTGCTCGAAGCTCGCGACGGGCTCCCCGACCTCAACATTCAAGAGATCCCATCGGCGGTCACGGACACCTTCGAGCGCATCGACGTCGCCTACTACGAGGCCGACGCCGCCGAGATCGGGAGTCTCGAACTCAACAAGGTCGTCGGCGTCGAGGCTGCCTTCGAGGTGCTCGGTATCGACGAGGCCTTCCCGCTGGTGATGGGCGATTCGAAGTCCGACCTCCGGGTGATGGAGTGGGTCGGGGACGCCGGCCTCGCCGCCGCCCCCGAACACGCCTCCCGCGCGGTGCTCGATTACGTCATCCGGACCGACGAACTCGTCTTCGACCGTGGAAACGCAGCCGAGGTGCTCCGGATCGTCTACGCGCTCAACCGGCTGGCGACGATCCGGTGA
- a CDS encoding oligosaccharyl transferase, archaeosortase A system-associated, whose protein sequence is MSQRRERLADSVPDPVLDAVASWYHVPVLLLLVAFMLWIRVRNWRNFIVEGQVYFSGNDAWYHLRQVQYTVRNWPSTMPMDPWTGFPEGATVGQFGTLYDQLVATAALVVGGGSPSAQTTALTLLFAPAVLGTLVAIPAYFLGKRFGGRLGGLVGVAVLAFSPGSFLSRSIAGFSDHHAAEVFFQVLAVALLVVAIVVGEREKPIYEQFVERDVSNLRKPVGWAALAGLGFTLYVWSWPPGVLLVGVFGVFLLVALPLQFLRDESPEHLAIVGAVSLGVAGVLLLATFDTTEVSASSFSLLQPLLALVGAVGCVFLAWLARVVERSDYPSYAYPGTILGLFVAVVVVMAVALPDLLGFFVNQIVRTIGLGSNATALTVGEAQPPYSTGAPFGQAVSQAVGFLFNSYAFALVGGAVGAVLMLFALARGRLKHRTAAGFVLLWTGFMLAATLTQSRFDYYLVTPVAVLNAYLVGWVVDYFGETDTRATLRSLRLRQVLTVVVVVLFITAPLAVGGSAGTVTTAGSYADQGSTPGSTVQGWDGALEWLNTSTPAEGTYGGADNEMGYYERYDRTDDFEYPDGSYGVMSWWDYGHWITVLGHRIPVANPFQQNAHEAANFLLAPNESRANQIASTPEGEGDRYVMIDWRMGDVAGGALYTVPYTWYNDGPISLADDVFVVANQTSGSQFVGYNQRHYETMRTRLYGFHGSAIEPEPVVIDYDTTQATSSGVQARVTSGNHPTIREFDTMSDARAYVRNDSTAQIGGVGKYSEEYVPALQHYRLVNATETSGLLSSQSFYQSLINQNQSTGLSPNELYATPQSWVKTFERVDGATVEGQGPPNSTVEASVELQMPPSPVLDDTFTYTQRANTSADGSFTMTLPYSTTGYDQWGPEQGATNVSIRATGPYTFETTGANDTGPSTTVDVPEGAVIGRTDGPVTVDLQQGSASDANASNATTNASASSKRAPVAEGPAGSVVR, encoded by the coding sequence ATGAGCCAACGCCGGGAACGTCTCGCCGATTCGGTTCCCGACCCGGTTCTCGACGCGGTCGCGTCGTGGTATCACGTCCCGGTTCTCCTCCTCCTCGTCGCGTTCATGCTCTGGATACGGGTCCGCAACTGGCGGAACTTCATCGTCGAGGGCCAGGTCTACTTCAGCGGCAACGACGCCTGGTACCACCTCCGGCAGGTCCAGTACACCGTCCGAAACTGGCCCAGCACGATGCCGATGGACCCCTGGACCGGTTTCCCCGAGGGCGCGACGGTCGGCCAGTTCGGCACCCTCTACGACCAGCTCGTCGCCACGGCGGCGCTGGTCGTCGGCGGCGGCAGTCCATCGGCCCAGACCACCGCGCTCACGTTGCTGTTCGCGCCGGCGGTGCTGGGAACGCTGGTGGCGATCCCCGCTTACTTCCTCGGCAAGCGGTTCGGCGGGCGGCTCGGCGGACTGGTCGGCGTCGCGGTGCTCGCGTTCTCGCCCGGTTCCTTCCTCTCGCGTTCGATCGCCGGCTTCTCCGACCACCACGCCGCCGAGGTGTTCTTCCAGGTCCTCGCGGTCGCGCTCCTCGTCGTCGCCATCGTGGTCGGCGAGCGCGAGAAGCCGATCTACGAACAGTTCGTCGAGCGCGACGTCTCGAACCTCCGAAAGCCTGTCGGCTGGGCGGCGCTCGCCGGGCTCGGCTTCACGCTCTACGTCTGGTCCTGGCCACCCGGCGTGCTCCTCGTTGGGGTCTTCGGCGTCTTCCTGCTCGTGGCGCTCCCCCTCCAGTTCCTCCGGGACGAGAGCCCCGAACACCTCGCGATAGTGGGCGCGGTCTCGCTCGGCGTCGCCGGGGTACTGCTGCTCGCGACGTTCGACACCACCGAGGTCAGCGCGTCGAGCTTCTCGCTGCTCCAACCCCTGCTCGCGCTCGTCGGTGCCGTCGGCTGTGTCTTCCTCGCGTGGCTCGCGCGCGTCGTCGAACGGAGCGACTATCCCAGCTACGCCTACCCCGGCACGATCCTCGGGCTGTTCGTCGCCGTCGTGGTCGTGATGGCGGTCGCCCTCCCGGACCTGCTCGGTTTCTTCGTGAATCAGATCGTCCGTACGATCGGGCTGGGGTCGAACGCGACCGCCCTCACCGTCGGCGAGGCACAGCCGCCGTACAGCACGGGCGCTCCGTTCGGTCAGGCGGTGAGTCAGGCCGTCGGCTTCCTCTTCAACTCCTACGCGTTCGCGCTCGTCGGGGGTGCGGTGGGGGCGGTGTTGATGCTGTTCGCCCTCGCGCGTGGCCGACTGAAACACCGAACGGCGGCCGGGTTCGTGCTGCTCTGGACCGGCTTCATGCTCGCCGCGACCCTCACCCAGTCGCGGTTCGATTACTACCTCGTGACGCCGGTCGCGGTGCTGAACGCGTACCTCGTCGGCTGGGTCGTCGACTACTTCGGTGAGACCGACACCCGCGCGACCCTCCGAAGCCTCCGCCTCCGTCAGGTCCTCACCGTGGTCGTGGTGGTGCTGTTCATCACCGCACCGCTCGCGGTCGGCGGGAGTGCGGGCACGGTGACCACCGCCGGGAGCTACGCCGACCAGGGCTCGACCCCCGGATCGACCGTCCAGGGCTGGGACGGGGCGCTGGAGTGGCTCAACACCAGCACGCCCGCCGAGGGCACCTACGGCGGTGCGGACAACGAGATGGGCTACTACGAGCGCTACGACCGCACGGACGACTTCGAGTATCCGGACGGCTCCTACGGGGTCATGTCGTGGTGGGACTACGGCCACTGGATCACCGTGCTCGGCCATCGGATCCCGGTGGCGAACCCGTTCCAGCAGAACGCCCACGAGGCCGCGAACTTCCTGCTCGCGCCGAACGAGTCCCGCGCCAACCAGATCGCGAGCACGCCCGAAGGGGAAGGCGACCGGTACGTGATGATCGACTGGCGGATGGGTGACGTCGCCGGCGGTGCGCTGTACACCGTACCGTACACCTGGTACAACGACGGCCCGATCTCGCTCGCCGACGACGTGTTCGTGGTCGCGAACCAGACCTCGGGGAGCCAGTTCGTCGGGTACAACCAGCGCCACTACGAGACGATGCGGACCCGGCTCTACGGCTTCCACGGCTCGGCGATCGAGCCCGAACCGGTCGTGATCGACTACGACACGACGCAGGCGACCTCCAGCGGCGTGCAGGCCAGGGTCACGAGCGGCAACCATCCCACGATCCGGGAGTTCGACACCATGAGCGACGCACGCGCCTACGTCAGAAACGACAGCACCGCCCAGATCGGTGGCGTCGGGAAGTACTCCGAGGAGTACGTCCCCGCGCTCCAGCACTACCGGCTGGTCAACGCGACGGAGACGAGCGGTCTCCTGAGCTCGCAGTCGTTCTACCAGTCCCTGATCAATCAGAACCAATCGACGGGACTGAGCCCGAACGAGCTCTACGCCACCCCGCAGAGCTGGGTCAAGACCTTCGAGCGGGTCGACGGGGCGACCGTCGAGGGCCAGGGACCGCCGAACAGCACCGTCGAGGCCAGCGTCGAGCTACAGATGCCCCCCTCACCGGTGCTCGACGACACGTTCACCTACACCCAGCGGGCGAACACCTCGGCCGACGGCTCGTTCACGATGACCCTGCCGTACTCCACGACGGGCTACGACCAGTGGGGCCCGGAGCAGGGCGCGACAAACGTCTCGATCCGGGCGACGGGCCCGTACACGTTCGAGACGACGGGCGCGAACGACACCGGCCCGAGCACGACCGTCGACGTCCCCGAGGGCGCGGTGATCGGCCGGACCGACGGCCCGGTGACCGTCGACCTCCAGCAGGGGTCGGCGTCGGATGCGAACGCCTCGAACGCAACGACGAACGCCTCGGCCAGCTCGAAACGCGCCCCCGTCGCTGAGGGGCCCGCTGGGAGCGTGGTACGATGA
- the aglG gene encoding glucosyl-dolichyl phosphate glucuronosyltransferase: protein MRVSVVLCTYDPALFSDFRAAADSVLANTHPAELVVVVDGDPALADRVRGTYASHDDVTIHENDENSGLLESRNTGAEVADGDVVAFLDDDARADPEWIARLVAAYEDHDSLAVGGRMTPEWVAGRPKFLPAEFYWLVGVTHRGFGPAGDEHHAGEVRNTNGSNLSFRREVFLDLGGFDTEIGGRKGDNKLQGGETEFCARLEREYGERVWYDPGALVGHKVFDYRTRPRWLAGRAFWQGYSKRAMESFVPDSTGEESAFLGLLLTRSLPRRLAGLVRHPSRERASQLLALLVLTGLVGFGYVYATLRYRSAEPDDG, encoded by the coding sequence ATGCGGGTGTCAGTGGTGCTCTGTACCTACGACCCGGCGCTGTTCTCGGACTTCCGCGCCGCCGCCGACAGCGTGCTCGCCAACACCCACCCCGCCGAACTCGTCGTGGTGGTCGACGGCGACCCCGCGCTCGCCGACCGGGTTCGGGGGACCTACGCCAGTCACGACGACGTCACGATCCACGAAAACGACGAGAACTCGGGACTGCTCGAGAGCCGAAACACGGGGGCCGAGGTCGCCGACGGCGACGTGGTGGCCTTCCTCGACGACGACGCGCGGGCCGACCCGGAGTGGATAGCCCGTCTCGTCGCGGCCTACGAGGACCACGATTCGCTCGCCGTCGGCGGGCGGATGACGCCCGAGTGGGTCGCCGGCAGGCCGAAATTCCTCCCGGCGGAGTTCTACTGGCTCGTCGGCGTCACCCACCGGGGGTTCGGTCCCGCTGGCGACGAACACCACGCGGGCGAGGTCCGCAACACCAACGGTTCGAACCTCTCCTTCCGCCGCGAGGTCTTCCTCGACCTGGGTGGCTTCGACACCGAGATCGGTGGTCGGAAGGGGGACAACAAGCTCCAGGGCGGTGAAACCGAATTCTGTGCCCGGCTCGAACGCGAGTACGGCGAACGGGTGTGGTACGATCCCGGCGCGCTCGTCGGCCACAAGGTGTTCGACTACCGGACGAGGCCACGCTGGCTCGCGGGGCGGGCGTTCTGGCAGGGCTACTCGAAGCGCGCGATGGAGTCGTTCGTCCCCGACTCGACGGGCGAGGAGAGCGCGTTTCTGGGGCTGCTTCTGACGAGATCCCTCCCGCGGCGGCTCGCTGGCCTCGTTCGACATCCCTCACGCGAGCGCGCGAGCCAACTCCTCGCGCTCCTCGTGCTCACAGGCCTCGTCGGGTTCGGATACGTCTACGCGACCCTTCGGTATCGCTCCGCGGAGCCCGACGATGGCTGA
- a CDS encoding DUF368 domain-containing protein: protein MSRRSSMRALVVVYLKGIFMGAADAVPGVSGGTIALITGIYERLIAAITALDPRALRYLPRLHRRTGRAAFRDALVEMDIPFLMALGLGIATALVTVARLMAYAFETYPAYVAALFFGLIAASAVVLYEYVSLDTPRRVAVAVFGFALAFVVSGPEVGSSLPNSPTIVLFAGGIAIAGMILPGISGAFFLYVLGQYEYLSNTLTTFTNRLAGLLSGGSVAGLVEPGIVIVAFGVGALVGLFSISYAIRWALANYRAATLTFLVSLMVGALRLPVTDILDHTSNPGPTVIGTILVVAVLGGVLVLVVDRFTEDIEFS, encoded by the coding sequence ATGAGCCGTCGGAGCTCCATGCGGGCGCTGGTCGTCGTCTACCTCAAGGGCATCTTCATGGGTGCGGCGGACGCGGTGCCGGGCGTCTCCGGCGGGACGATCGCGCTCATCACGGGGATCTACGAGCGGCTCATCGCCGCGATCACCGCCCTCGACCCGCGGGCGCTCCGCTACCTCCCGCGACTCCACCGCCGGACCGGCCGCGCCGCCTTCCGCGACGCGCTGGTCGAGATGGACATCCCGTTCCTGATGGCGCTGGGGCTGGGTATCGCGACGGCGCTCGTGACCGTCGCACGGCTCATGGCGTACGCCTTCGAGACGTATCCGGCCTACGTCGCCGCCCTGTTCTTCGGGTTGATCGCCGCTTCGGCGGTCGTCCTCTACGAGTACGTCTCGCTCGATACGCCGCGCCGCGTCGCGGTCGCGGTGTTCGGGTTCGCGCTGGCGTTCGTCGTCTCCGGTCCCGAGGTCGGGAGTTCGCTCCCGAACTCGCCGACGATCGTCCTCTTCGCGGGCGGGATCGCCATCGCCGGGATGATCCTCCCCGGGATCTCTGGGGCGTTCTTCCTCTACGTTCTCGGCCAGTACGAGTACCTGAGCAACACCCTCACGACGTTCACGAACCGTCTCGCAGGTTTGCTCTCGGGAGGGTCGGTCGCCGGGTTGGTCGAACCCGGGATCGTCATCGTCGCGTTCGGGGTCGGCGCGCTGGTCGGGCTGTTCTCGATCTCGTACGCCATCCGATGGGCGCTGGCGAACTACCGTGCCGCGACCCTCACGTTCCTCGTGAGCCTGATGGTCGGCGCGCTTCGCCTTCCGGTGACCGATATCCTCGACCACACCTCGAACCCCGGTCCGACGGTGATCGGGACGATCCTGGTCGTGGCCGTTCTCGGTGGCGTACTCGTGCTCGTCGTCGACCGGTTCACCGAGGACATCGAATTCTCCTGA
- a CDS encoding prephenate dehydrogenase/arogenate dehydrogenase family protein: MNLLVVGAGAMGRWFADVVGSAGIEIAFADTDPDVAAAAADAVGGRTVALDTTERFDGVCLAVPISAVESAVATFAPRADRAMLDVTGTMTTPVEAMRTHAPDHERLSLHPLFAPVNAPGRIAVVGDATGPVTDAVREALERENDPFETTPDEHDHAMTTVQARTHAALLAYALAADDVPDRFHTPVSGPLSELADQMLSGSPGVYAEIQAAFDGTEEIAAAAERIAAADPEEFEGLYREARDSVGER, encoded by the coding sequence ATGAACCTCCTCGTCGTTGGCGCGGGCGCGATGGGACGGTGGTTCGCCGACGTCGTCGGGTCGGCGGGCATCGAAATCGCCTTCGCCGACACCGACCCCGACGTGGCCGCCGCCGCCGCCGACGCGGTCGGGGGTCGTACGGTCGCGCTCGACACCACCGAGCGCTTCGATGGGGTCTGCCTCGCGGTGCCGATCTCGGCGGTCGAAAGCGCGGTCGCGACGTTCGCGCCGCGGGCCGACCGCGCGATGCTCGACGTCACCGGCACGATGACGACCCCGGTCGAAGCCATGCGAACCCACGCACCCGACCACGAGCGGCTGAGCCTCCACCCGCTGTTCGCCCCGGTGAACGCCCCCGGCCGGATCGCCGTCGTCGGCGACGCGACGGGCCCGGTGACCGACGCGGTCCGCGAAGCACTCGAACGGGAGAACGACCCCTTCGAGACGACTCCCGACGAACACGACCACGCGATGACCACGGTACAGGCCCGCACCCACGCCGCGCTGTTGGCCTACGCGCTCGCCGCCGACGACGTCCCGGACCGCTTTCACACGCCGGTCTCCGGGCCGCTCTCCGAGCTCGCCGACCAGATGCTCTCGGGCTCGCCGGGGGTCTACGCCGAGATCCAGGCGGCCTTCGACGGCACGGAGGAGATCGCCGCCGCGGCCGAACGCATCGCCGCCGCGGATCCCGAGGAGTTCGAGGGGCTCTACCGCGAGGCACGCGATTCGGTGGGCGAGCGATGA